A genomic stretch from Sinorhizobium terangae includes:
- a CDS encoding MBL fold metallo-hydrolase, whose amino-acid sequence MLQAGIIPVTHFEQNCTILFDSETKEGVVVDPGGDVDIILQTIRENGIALKAIWLTHGHIDHAGGAKELKEALGLEIIGPHKDDQPLLERLESQAERFGLTMKVQNVLPDRWLEDGDTVSFGDHVFEVLHCPGHAPGHVVYFNRAQNFAHVGDVLFHGSIGRTDLPGGNHQQLLASIRDKILPLGDHVGFICGHGPGGQIGEERRSNPYLRGL is encoded by the coding sequence ATGTTACAGGCGGGCATTATCCCGGTTACGCATTTCGAACAGAACTGCACGATCCTGTTCGATAGTGAAACCAAGGAGGGCGTGGTCGTCGATCCGGGCGGTGACGTCGACATCATCCTGCAGACGATTCGGGAGAACGGCATCGCGCTGAAAGCGATTTGGCTCACGCACGGCCATATCGATCATGCCGGCGGCGCCAAGGAATTGAAGGAGGCGCTAGGGCTCGAGATCATCGGTCCGCACAAGGACGACCAGCCCCTGCTTGAGCGATTGGAAAGCCAGGCGGAGCGCTTCGGCTTGACGATGAAGGTGCAGAACGTCTTGCCCGACCGGTGGCTCGAAGACGGTGATACCGTCTCCTTCGGCGATCATGTCTTCGAGGTGCTGCATTGTCCGGGCCATGCGCCGGGCCACGTGGTCTATTTCAACAGGGCGCAGAACTTCGCCCATGTGGGTGACGTGCTCTTTCACGGTTCGATCGGGCGCACCGACTTGCCCGGCGGCAATCATCAGCAGTTGCTTGCCTCGATTCGCGACAAGATCCTGCCGCTTGGCGATCACGTCGGTTTCATCTGCGGCCACGGGCCCGGCGGGCAGATCGGCGAGGAACGCCGCAGCAATCCCTATCTCAGGGGGCTCTGA